A genome region from Dehalococcoidia bacterium includes the following:
- a CDS encoding DALR anticodon-binding domain-containing protein — MALKTCSHARLKLVAAARIVLARTLSLMGMSAPEKM; from the coding sequence ATGGCCTTGAAGACCTGTTCCCACGCGCGCCTCAAGCTGGTGGCGGCTGCCCGGATCGTTCTCGCTCGCACCCTTAGTCTAATGGGTATGAGCGCCCCTGAGAAGATGTAG